The following are encoded together in the Vagococcus intermedius genome:
- a CDS encoding type II toxin-antitoxin system mRNA interferase toxin, RelE/StbE family, giving the protein MLEMKQTTKFKKDLKRLKKRNANLEKLKTVMQMIVEEVPLPEEEYRAHILEPTKDYLDCWECHISGRNSDWLLIYKFYPSQNLVSFIRTGSHSDVF; this is encoded by the coding sequence ATGTTAGAAATGAAGCAGACAACCAAATTCAAAAAAGATCTGAAACGACTAAAGAAACGAAATGCCAATCTTGAAAAACTCAAAACGGTTATGCAAATGATCGTTGAAGAAGTGCCCTTACCTGAAGAAGAATACCGTGCTCATATTTTAGAGCCGACAAAAGATTATCTCGATTGTTGGGAGTGTCATATTTCTGGACGCAATAGCGATTGGTTATTGATTTATAAATTTTACCCTTCTCAAAACCTTGTCTCTTTTATCCGAACCGGATCGCATTCAGATGTTTTTTAG
- a CDS encoding type II toxin-antitoxin system RelB/DinJ family antitoxin — translation METKQKKAVIQVRIDETVKSQAVAVLNNLGMDTSTAINVFFRQVIAENGLPFQPKQAKFNAETLAAIKESDEMVQNRTGKRYTSIDNLFKDALGD, via the coding sequence GTGGAAACAAAACAAAAAAAAGCGGTCATACAAGTGCGTATTGACGAAACCGTTAAAAGTCAGGCCGTAGCCGTTTTAAATAACCTAGGTATGGACACAAGCACCGCTATTAACGTCTTTTTCAGACAAGTAATCGCAGAAAATGGTCTGCCATTTCAACCAAAACAAGCAAAGTTCAATGCCGAAACCCTTGCAGCAATTAAGGAATCGGACGAAATGGTCCAAAATAGAACTGGAAAACGCTACACTTCGATTGACAATCTTTTTAAAGATGCTTTAGGAGATTAG